One genomic region from Strix uralensis isolate ZFMK-TIS-50842 chromosome 19, bStrUra1, whole genome shotgun sequence encodes:
- the ATP5PD gene encoding ATP synthase peripheral stalk subunit d, mitochondrial, which produces MAGRRAAVKAIDWAAFAERVPPNQRAMFNALKTRSDALSARLAALPEKPPAIDWAHYKAAVAKAGMVDEFQKKFSALKVPEPVDTQTAKIDAQEKEAAKSTAEYVQASKARIVQYEQRLQTLRNMIPFEQMTFEDLHEAFPETKLDKEKYPYWPHRPIADL; this is translated from the exons ATGGCGGGCCGCAGAGCTGCCGTCAAGGCCATCGACTGGGCGGCCTTTGCCGAGAGGGTGCCCCCCAACCAGAGAGCCATGTTCAACGCCCTGAAAACCCGCAGCGACGCGCTGTCAGCCCG GTTGGCTGCCCTGCCAGAGAAGCCCCCGGCCATCGACTGGGCTCACTACAAGGCTGCTGTTGCTAAAGCCGGCATGGTGGATGAGTTTCAGAAGAAG TTCAGTGCACTAAAGGTTCCTGAGCCAGTGGATACACAAACTGCCAAAATTGATGCCCAAGAGAAGGAAGCT gcAAAGAGCACCGCTGAATACGTGCAGGCTTCCAAAGCTCGTATTGTCCAGTATGAGCAGCGA CTTCAGACGCTGAGAAACATGATTCCCTTTGAACAGATGACATTTGAAGACTTGCATGAAGCCTTCCCTGAAACCAAACTGGACAAGGAGAAATACCCGTACTGGCCCCACAGACCCATTGCTGATCTGTAA